The following coding sequences are from one Mycolicibacterium aichiense window:
- the sigM gene encoding RNA polymerase sigma factor SigM, whose protein sequence is MLSFLGPAVVRSDAQLLAAHVAGDRYAFEELLARHHRKLYQLARRRTRSPEDAADVIQDAMLAAHRGAPAFRHDAAVGSWLHRIVINACLDRVRRGAAQPPTAPLVDEHGVGDRTAEVDTVLVVRRALMRLPADQRAAVLTVDMHGYSVADAAALLGVAEGTVKSRCARGRARLTGLLRPDGAAAHG, encoded by the coding sequence ATGCTCAGCTTCCTCGGCCCGGCCGTCGTCCGCAGCGATGCCCAGCTGCTCGCCGCCCATGTCGCCGGCGACCGCTACGCCTTCGAGGAGCTGCTGGCCCGCCACCACCGCAAGCTCTACCAGCTGGCGCGCCGCAGAACCCGCAGTCCGGAGGACGCCGCTGACGTCATCCAGGACGCGATGCTGGCCGCCCACCGCGGCGCCCCGGCGTTTCGCCACGACGCGGCGGTCGGCAGTTGGCTGCACCGCATCGTGATCAATGCCTGCCTGGACCGGGTGCGCCGTGGTGCGGCACAGCCGCCCACCGCGCCACTGGTCGACGAGCATGGCGTCGGCGACCGCACCGCCGAGGTCGACACCGTGCTGGTGGTGCGCCGCGCCTTGATGCGCCTGCCTGCCGACCAACGGGCAGCCGTGCTGACCGTCGACATGCATGGATACTCGGTGGCTGACGCGGCCGCACTCCTGGGCGTCGCTGAGGGCACCGTGAAGAGCCGCTGCGCGCGGGGGCGGGCTCGGCTGACGGGCCTGCTGCGCCCGGACGGCGCGGCCGCACACGGCTGA
- the murJ gene encoding murein biosynthesis integral membrane protein MurJ, whose amino-acid sequence MTPPPRRPVAYVRPGPRTRAVRAELSDAAVVSRSWGMALATLVSRITGFIRIVLLAAILGAALSSAFTVANQLPNLIAALVLEATFTAIFVPVLARAERDDADGGEAFVRRLVTLATTLLLVATILSVAAGPLLVRLMLGQDPQVNQPLTTAFAYLLLPQVIFYGLSSVFMAILNNRNVFGPPAWAPVVNNVVAIATLGLYLIVPGQLSVDPVQMGNAKLLVLGIGTTLGVVAQTMVLLVAIRAERISLRPLWGVDDRLKRFGAMAGAMVLYVLISQIGLVVVNQIASTAAASGPAIYNYTWLVLMLPFGIIGVTVLTVVMPRLSRNAAADDTPAVLADLSLATRLTMVTLIPIVAFMTVGGPAMGSALFAYGKFGEVDANYLGVAISLSAFTLIPYAVVLLQLRVFYAREQPWTPILIIITITVVKIAASVVAPHLTDDKELVAGYLGLANGLGFLAGAILGYVLLQRALKPPRGTLLDLAVVRTILVTTAASLLAGLIAYVIDRLLGLKVLTEHGGGAGSLLRLLVLGVIMLPILAAVMLAARVPDAVAAWGAVKRRIARTPPQTVTSLAALDRPQVPRQFPYPEHSNSYGAAGSTGKGPEVNDQPSGNPPAEPIGDATTKIPRQAADDFQPDVAPEVHVGAVAPSTDRSEATRGYDVVPPKQPNADFAGDPTREPLGFESPREPAMESSAADEDTNLIPGASIAGGRYRLLVSHGGPPGLQFWQALDTALDRQVALTFVDPERTMTDEQVQEILSRTLKLSQIERPGIARVLDVANTGAGGLVVSEWIRGGSLKEVADTSPSPIGGARAVQSLAAAADAAHGAGVALSIDHPSRVRVSIEGDVALAFPATMPGATPEDDIRGIGAALYALLVDRWPLPEDGVPSGLEPAETDPAGEPLEPRAIDGAIPFQISAAAARSVQAGGGIRSAPTLLNLLQQATATADRTDLIEPVDPVGPSAALPAEPADAEAQARRRRNLLIGVGVGAGILVIALIVLASVLSSIFGDVGGGLKGDQLGLNPSTSQTTDNNAASGSTVKPVKVTVFSPGGGADNPDKAELAVTGGPGTGWSTDTYTDPNPFPNFKNGVGLLLQLPQPTTVGSVSLTVPSTGTQVQIRSASSANPTTLDDTTVLTQPTALQPGANTIQVNAKEPTTYLVVWISTMGTTDGKNKTEISGLTVKAAS is encoded by the coding sequence ATGACGCCGCCGCCCCGCAGGCCGGTCGCCTATGTCCGGCCCGGTCCCCGCACCCGCGCGGTGCGCGCCGAGCTGTCCGACGCCGCGGTGGTGTCGCGGTCCTGGGGCATGGCGCTGGCCACCCTGGTCAGCCGCATCACCGGGTTCATCCGAATCGTGCTGCTGGCCGCGATCCTCGGCGCGGCACTGTCGAGTGCGTTCACCGTCGCCAACCAGCTGCCGAATCTGATCGCGGCACTCGTGCTGGAAGCCACCTTCACCGCGATCTTCGTCCCGGTACTGGCCCGCGCCGAGCGCGACGACGCCGATGGTGGCGAAGCGTTCGTGCGACGGCTGGTCACGCTGGCCACCACGCTGCTGCTGGTCGCCACCATCCTGTCGGTGGCAGCGGGCCCGCTGCTCGTGCGGCTCATGCTCGGCCAGGACCCGCAAGTCAACCAGCCGCTGACCACCGCGTTCGCGTATCTGCTGCTGCCCCAAGTCATCTTCTACGGACTGTCGTCGGTGTTCATGGCAATCCTGAACAACCGCAACGTGTTCGGGCCGCCGGCGTGGGCTCCGGTGGTCAACAACGTGGTCGCGATCGCCACGCTGGGGTTGTATCTCATTGTCCCGGGCCAGCTCTCGGTCGATCCGGTGCAGATGGGCAACGCCAAGCTGCTGGTGCTGGGCATCGGAACGACGTTGGGCGTGGTAGCGCAGACCATGGTGCTGCTGGTCGCGATCCGCGCCGAGCGGATCAGCCTGCGCCCGCTGTGGGGTGTCGACGATCGGCTCAAACGGTTCGGCGCGATGGCCGGCGCCATGGTGCTCTACGTCCTGATCAGCCAGATCGGTCTGGTGGTCGTCAACCAGATCGCCAGTACCGCGGCCGCCTCCGGCCCGGCGATCTACAACTACACCTGGCTGGTGCTGATGCTGCCGTTCGGCATCATCGGCGTCACCGTCCTGACGGTGGTGATGCCGCGGCTGAGCCGCAACGCTGCCGCCGACGACACCCCCGCCGTGCTCGCCGACCTGTCGCTGGCGACGCGGCTGACGATGGTGACGCTGATCCCGATCGTCGCGTTCATGACCGTCGGCGGTCCGGCGATGGGCAGTGCACTGTTCGCCTACGGCAAGTTCGGCGAGGTCGACGCCAACTACCTCGGTGTGGCGATCAGCCTGTCGGCATTCACCCTGATCCCGTACGCGGTGGTGCTGCTGCAGCTGCGGGTGTTCTATGCCCGCGAACAACCGTGGACACCGATCCTGATCATCATCACGATCACGGTCGTCAAGATCGCGGCATCAGTGGTGGCCCCGCACCTGACCGATGACAAGGAACTCGTCGCCGGCTACCTGGGCCTGGCCAACGGACTGGGCTTCCTGGCCGGCGCCATCCTGGGTTACGTACTGCTGCAGCGGGCACTCAAACCGCCGCGCGGCACCCTGCTCGACCTCGCCGTGGTCCGCACGATCCTGGTCACCACCGCCGCATCACTGCTGGCCGGGCTGATCGCCTACGTCATCGACAGGCTGCTCGGGCTCAAGGTGCTGACCGAACACGGCGGCGGCGCGGGGTCGCTGCTGCGGCTGCTGGTGCTCGGGGTGATCATGCTGCCGATCCTGGCCGCGGTGATGCTCGCCGCCCGGGTTCCCGACGCGGTGGCCGCGTGGGGTGCGGTGAAGCGCCGCATCGCCCGCACCCCACCGCAGACCGTCACTTCACTCGCTGCGCTCGACCGGCCGCAGGTCCCGAGGCAGTTCCCGTACCCTGAGCACAGCAATTCGTACGGAGCCGCGGGCTCGACGGGGAAAGGACCGGAGGTGAACGACCAACCCTCGGGCAATCCTCCCGCCGAGCCGATCGGAGACGCCACCACGAAGATCCCGCGCCAGGCCGCGGACGACTTCCAGCCCGATGTGGCACCCGAGGTGCACGTCGGCGCCGTCGCGCCCTCGACGGACAGAAGCGAAGCGACCCGGGGATATGACGTGGTCCCGCCCAAGCAGCCCAACGCCGACTTCGCCGGCGATCCGACCCGTGAGCCGCTCGGCTTCGAGTCCCCCCGGGAACCGGCGATGGAATCCAGCGCCGCCGACGAGGACACCAACCTGATTCCCGGGGCGAGCATCGCCGGCGGACGTTACCGGCTACTGGTCTCGCACGGCGGCCCGCCCGGGCTGCAGTTCTGGCAGGCCCTCGACACCGCGCTGGACCGGCAGGTGGCACTCACGTTCGTCGACCCCGAGCGCACCATGACCGACGAGCAGGTGCAGGAAATCCTTTCCCGCACACTCAAACTCAGCCAGATCGAACGGCCGGGCATCGCGCGGGTCCTCGACGTCGCCAACACCGGCGCCGGTGGTCTGGTCGTTTCGGAGTGGATTCGCGGCGGCTCACTGAAGGAAGTCGCCGACACCTCGCCATCGCCGATCGGCGGAGCGCGCGCTGTTCAGTCGCTGGCCGCGGCGGCCGACGCAGCGCACGGCGCCGGCGTCGCGCTGTCGATCGACCACCCCAGCCGGGTGCGGGTCAGCATCGAAGGCGATGTCGCGCTGGCATTCCCGGCGACGATGCCCGGCGCCACCCCTGAGGACGACATCCGCGGTATCGGCGCCGCCCTGTACGCCTTGCTGGTCGACCGGTGGCCGCTGCCGGAAGACGGCGTGCCGAGTGGGCTGGAGCCCGCCGAGACCGACCCGGCCGGTGAGCCACTCGAACCGCGAGCGATCGACGGTGCCATCCCGTTCCAGATTTCCGCGGCCGCAGCGCGTTCGGTGCAAGCTGGCGGTGGAATTCGCTCGGCCCCAACGCTTTTGAACCTGTTGCAGCAAGCCACCGCAACAGCCGACCGCACCGATCTGATCGAACCCGTCGATCCTGTCGGCCCGTCCGCAGCTCTGCCTGCCGAACCGGCGGATGCCGAAGCCCAGGCTCGTCGCAGGCGCAATCTGCTGATCGGCGTCGGTGTGGGAGCCGGAATCCTGGTGATCGCGCTCATCGTGCTGGCCTCGGTGCTCAGCAGTATCTTCGGCGACGTCGGCGGTGGGCTCAAGGGCGACCAGCTCGGGCTGAACCCCTCGACGTCGCAGACCACCGACAACAACGCGGCCAGCGGAAGCACCGTCAAACCCGTTAAGGTGACCGTCTTTTCACCGGGCGGTGGCGCCGACAATCCGGACAAGGCCGAGCTTGCCGTCACCGGCGGTCCCGGCACCGGTTGGTCCACCGACACCTACACCGACCCGAATCCGTTCCCCAACTTCAAGAACGGCGTCGGCCTGCTGCTGCAACTGCCCCAGCCGACCACGGTCGGAAGCGTGTCGCTGACGGTGCCCAGTACCGGTACCCAGGTCCAGATCCGCTCCGCGTCGTCGGCCAACCCCACCACCCTGGACGACACCACCGTGCTGACCCAGCCCACCGCATTGCAGCCGGGCGCCAACACAATTCAGGTCAACGCGAAGGAGCCGACCACCTACCTGGTGGTGTGGATCTCCACAATGGGCACCACCGACGGCAAGAACAAGACCGAGATCTCCGGGCTGACGGTCAAGGCCGCGTCGTAA
- the trxB gene encoding thioredoxin-disulfide reductase — MSANPVHDVIVIGSGPAGYTAAIYTARAQLQPLVFEGTSFGGALMTTTEVENFPGFRSGITGPELMDEMREQALRFGADLRMEDVESVDLDGPVKKVVTGDGETHLARSVILAMGAAARYLGVPGEQELLGRGVSACATCDGFFFKEQDIAVIGGGDSAMEEATFLTRFARSVTLVHRRDEFRASKIMLERARENEKITFLTNTAVDAVEGDTTVSGLRVHNVLTGEASTLPVTGVFVAIGHDPRSELVRGSVELDPEGYVLVRGRTTATSIDGVFAAGDLVDHTYRQAITAAGMGCSAAIDAERWLADADDTATTEMIGAHQ; from the coding sequence ATGAGCGCCAACCCAGTTCATGACGTCATCGTCATCGGATCAGGCCCCGCCGGCTACACCGCGGCCATCTACACCGCCCGCGCGCAGCTGCAGCCCCTGGTCTTCGAGGGCACGTCCTTCGGCGGCGCCTTGATGACCACCACCGAGGTGGAGAACTTCCCCGGCTTCCGTTCGGGCATCACCGGCCCGGAGTTGATGGACGAGATGCGCGAGCAGGCCCTGCGCTTCGGCGCCGACCTGCGGATGGAGGACGTCGAATCCGTCGACCTGGACGGACCGGTCAAGAAGGTGGTGACCGGCGACGGCGAAACCCACCTGGCCCGGTCGGTCATCCTTGCGATGGGTGCCGCGGCCCGCTACCTCGGCGTCCCGGGCGAACAAGAGCTGCTCGGCCGCGGCGTCAGTGCCTGCGCAACCTGTGACGGCTTCTTCTTCAAGGAGCAGGACATCGCGGTCATCGGTGGCGGCGACTCGGCCATGGAAGAGGCGACGTTCCTGACCCGGTTCGCGCGCAGTGTCACCCTGGTGCACCGCCGCGACGAGTTCCGCGCCTCCAAGATCATGCTGGAACGCGCCCGCGAGAACGAGAAGATCACGTTCCTGACCAACACCGCGGTCGACGCGGTCGAGGGTGACACCACGGTATCCGGGCTGCGCGTTCACAACGTCCTCACCGGCGAAGCGTCCACCTTGCCGGTGACCGGTGTATTCGTCGCGATCGGCCACGATCCCCGCTCTGAGCTGGTCCGCGGCTCGGTCGAACTCGACCCCGAGGGCTACGTCCTGGTTCGCGGTCGGACCACCGCCACCTCGATCGACGGCGTGTTTGCCGCCGGCGACCTCGTCGATCACACCTACCGGCAGGCCATCACGGCGGCCGGGATGGGCTGTTCGGCCGCGATCGACGCCGAACGCTGGCTGGCCGATGCCGACGACACTGCAACCACCGAGATGATTGGAGCACACCAATGA
- the trxA gene encoding thioredoxin — MSEGGATVTVSDDSFSQDVLSSNTPVLVDFWATWCGPCRMVAPVLEEIATEKAGALTVAKLDVDANPATARDFQVVSIPTLILFKDGQPVKRIVGAKGKAALLREIADVV; from the coding sequence ATGAGCGAAGGCGGCGCGACCGTAACGGTCTCCGACGACTCCTTCTCCCAGGACGTCTTGTCCAGCAATACCCCTGTGCTGGTTGACTTTTGGGCCACCTGGTGCGGTCCGTGCCGGATGGTCGCCCCTGTGCTCGAGGAGATCGCCACCGAGAAGGCCGGCGCTCTGACGGTGGCCAAGCTCGATGTCGACGCCAACCCGGCGACGGCCCGCGACTTCCAGGTGGTCTCCATCCCGACCCTGATCCTGTTCAAGGACGGTCAGCCGGTGAAGCGGATCGTAGGCGCCAAGGGCAAGGCGGCGCTGCTGCGGGAGATCGCCGACGTCGTCTGA